One segment of Streptosporangium brasiliense DNA contains the following:
- a CDS encoding glutamate--cysteine ligase: MVFNREDRRRYRDKVRRCLDVFAQLLRESRFEFDRPRAGLEIELNLVDDRGEPAMKNAEVLAAIAEPDWATELGQFNVEINVMPESLEGDGPVRLEKVVRDRLNHAEERARTVGGHLMMVGILPTLQEQDVHEGTLSANPRYKLLNEQIFQARGEDLHLAIHGEEALETYADSITPEAACTSLQLHLQVSPQAFAAHWNAAQVIAGPQVAVAANSPFLFGRRLWQETRIPLFEQATDTRPVELKAQGVRPRVWFGERWITSVFDLFEENARYFPALLPMCEDADPREELARGVTPELGELTLHNGTVYRWNRPVYAVVDDTPHLRVENRVLPAGPSVADAAANAVFYYGLMRVLPHAERPVWTRMSFAAAADNLHAAARHGLEARLYWPGLGEVAAAELILRRLLPLAYEGLDLWGVDPGPRDRLLGIIERRCVTGRTGANWQIDTVNALGDLDRHEALRRMTLRYIEHMHTNEPVHTWPSP, encoded by the coding sequence ATGGTGTTCAACCGGGAGGACCGACGGCGATACCGGGACAAGGTCCGCCGATGTCTTGACGTCTTCGCGCAGCTGCTGCGCGAGTCCAGGTTCGAGTTCGACCGGCCGAGAGCCGGGCTGGAGATCGAACTCAACCTGGTGGACGATCGCGGCGAGCCCGCGATGAAGAACGCCGAGGTACTGGCGGCGATCGCCGAACCGGACTGGGCGACCGAGCTCGGCCAGTTCAACGTGGAGATCAACGTCATGCCGGAGTCCCTTGAGGGGGACGGTCCCGTGCGGCTGGAGAAGGTGGTGCGGGACCGGCTCAACCACGCGGAGGAACGCGCGCGCACGGTCGGCGGGCACCTGATGATGGTCGGCATCCTGCCCACGCTCCAGGAGCAGGACGTGCACGAGGGCACCCTGTCGGCCAACCCGCGCTACAAGCTGCTCAACGAGCAGATCTTCCAGGCCAGGGGCGAGGACCTGCACCTGGCGATCCACGGCGAGGAGGCCCTGGAGACCTACGCCGACAGCATCACCCCCGAGGCGGCCTGCACGAGCCTCCAGCTTCATCTCCAGGTCAGCCCGCAGGCGTTCGCCGCCCACTGGAACGCGGCCCAGGTCATCGCCGGCCCCCAGGTGGCGGTGGCGGCCAACTCGCCGTTCCTGTTCGGCCGGCGGCTCTGGCAGGAGACCAGGATCCCGCTGTTCGAGCAGGCCACCGACACCCGTCCGGTGGAGCTGAAGGCCCAGGGCGTGCGGCCCCGGGTCTGGTTCGGCGAGCGGTGGATCACCTCGGTCTTCGACCTGTTCGAGGAGAACGCGCGCTACTTCCCCGCGCTCCTGCCCATGTGCGAGGATGCCGACCCGCGCGAGGAACTGGCCCGTGGCGTCACCCCCGAGCTCGGCGAGCTGACCCTGCACAACGGCACCGTCTACCGATGGAACCGGCCGGTCTACGCCGTCGTCGACGACACCCCGCACCTGCGGGTGGAGAACCGGGTGCTGCCCGCCGGACCGTCGGTCGCGGACGCCGCCGCCAACGCCGTGTTCTACTACGGCCTCATGCGCGTGCTCCCCCACGCCGAACGGCCGGTGTGGACGCGCATGTCCTTCGCCGCCGCCGCGGACAACCTGCACGCCGCCGCCCGGCACGGGCTGGAGGCGCGCCTCTACTGGCCGGGCCTGGGCGAGGTGGCCGCCGCCGAGCTGATCCTGCGCCGCCTGCTGCCGCTCGCCTACGAGGGCCTCGACCTGTGGGGGGTCGACCCCGGCCCCAGGGACCGGCTGCTCGGCATCATCGAGCGACGGTGCGTGACCGGCAGGACGGGGGCGAACTGGCAGATCGACACGGTGAACGCGCTGGGAGATCTCGACAGGCACGAGGCGCTGCGCCGGATGACCCTGCGCTACATCGAGCACATGCACACCAACGAGCCCGTGCACACCTGGCCGTCCCCCTGA
- a CDS encoding response regulator, with protein sequence MSTVKVLIVDDHRLFRSGVRAELGDSIEVIGEAEDVESAVRTIAELQPDVVLLDVHMPGGGGQEVLRRVLGSGSTVRFLALSVSDAAEDVIGVIRGGARGYVTKTISGRELTDAIRRVAEGDAVFSPRLAGFVLDAFASSEAPPIDPELDSLTQREREVLRLIARGYAYKEIAKELFISVKTVETHVSSVLRKLQLSNRHELSRWATARRLV encoded by the coding sequence ATGAGCACCGTCAAGGTCTTGATCGTCGACGACCACCGGCTGTTCCGCTCGGGTGTCCGCGCCGAACTGGGCGACTCCATCGAGGTGATCGGGGAGGCCGAGGACGTCGAGTCCGCGGTCAGGACGATCGCCGAGCTCCAGCCCGACGTGGTCCTGCTCGACGTGCACATGCCCGGCGGCGGCGGTCAGGAGGTCCTGCGCCGCGTCCTGGGCTCCGGCTCCACGGTCCGCTTCCTCGCGCTGTCGGTCTCCGACGCGGCCGAGGACGTCATCGGCGTGATCCGCGGCGGTGCCCGGGGCTACGTCACCAAGACCATCAGCGGTCGCGAGCTCACCGACGCGATCCGCCGGGTGGCCGAGGGCGACGCGGTGTTCTCCCCGAGGCTGGCGGGCTTCGTGCTGGACGCCTTCGCCTCCAGCGAGGCTCCGCCGATCGACCCCGAGCTCGACTCGCTGACCCAGCGCGAGCGCGAGGTCCTGCGCCTGATCGCCCGCGGCTACGCCTACAAGGAGATCGCCAAGGAGCTGTTCATCTCGGTCAAGACCGTGGAGACCCACGTCTCGTCCGTCCTGCGCAAGCTCCAGCTCTCCAACCGCCACGAGCTCTCCCGGTGGGCGACCGCGCGACGCTTGGTCTGA
- a CDS encoding neutral zinc metallopeptidase: MKAFRCLLVLLMATAAACGSDRPGTDAATPAPLGQTFESDLRLAKEFGEAYWRQTFSTDGLTYRPVTAFVPYRGDNGPDCGGQPSAPNNAFYCPAGHFIAYDESWMRELYDKMGDGSVYVIIPHELGHAVQAQLNSDFRLNVERELQADCYAGGTLGTLVRSGSLQAEPGDEDELLLNLAAAGDPTDDWLRPDAHGTAEQRQAVFAKGYNEGAAAC, from the coding sequence ATGAAAGCCTTCCGCTGTCTTCTCGTGCTCCTGATGGCCACGGCCGCGGCCTGCGGGAGTGACCGGCCGGGCACCGATGCCGCCACGCCCGCCCCGCTTGGCCAGACGTTCGAGTCCGACCTCCGGCTGGCCAAGGAGTTCGGCGAGGCATACTGGCGGCAGACCTTCTCCACCGACGGGCTGACCTACCGGCCGGTCACCGCCTTCGTCCCCTACCGGGGGGACAACGGCCCCGACTGCGGCGGGCAGCCCTCGGCGCCGAACAACGCCTTCTACTGCCCGGCCGGGCACTTCATCGCCTACGACGAGAGCTGGATGCGCGAGCTCTACGACAAGATGGGGGACGGCTCGGTCTACGTGATCATCCCGCACGAGCTCGGGCACGCCGTACAGGCACAGCTCAACAGCGACTTCAGGCTCAACGTGGAGCGGGAGCTGCAGGCCGACTGCTACGCGGGCGGCACCCTGGGCACGCTCGTCAGGAGCGGGTCGTTGCAGGCGGAGCCGGGCGACGAGGACGAGCTGCTGCTCAACCTCGCCGCGGCGGGGGACCCCACCGACGACTGGCTGCGCCCCGACGCCCACGGTACGGCGGAGCAGCGCCAGGCGGTCTTCGCCAAGGGCTACAACGAGGGCGCCGCGGCCTGCTGA
- the pcrA gene encoding DNA helicase PcrA, with protein sequence MLDGLNPQQREAVVHHGSPLLIVAGAGSGKTRVLTHRIAHLLAERGAQPQEILAITFTNKAAREMKDRVDNLIGPRSAAMWVMTFHSACVRILRREAKRLGFPSSFSIYDQADSQRLMAMVCREMDLDPKRYPPRSFSAQVSNFKNELIDYETAADQASSHLERTLAEAYRNYQRKLTEAGAMDFDDLIMLTVTLFQIFPDVAEHYRRRWRHVMVDEYQDTNHAQYTLIRELVGAPELRTADGDLIREGTVAPAELCVVGDADQSIYAFRGATIRNILEFERDYPNARTILLEQNYRSTQTILSAANAVISRNESRKPKNLWSDQGTGPKIVGYVADNEHDEAMFVAQEVDKLTDDEGVVPGQVAVFYRTNAASRVFEEIFIRTGLPYKVVGGVRFYERKEVRDLLAYLRVLANPGDVVSLRRILNVPKRGIGDRAEAMVEAFAARERISFWEGLRRADEAPGMATRSLNAIKEFVALLEELRVKAADMPPSELAQEVLESTGYRAELAASGDPQDESRLENLDEMVSVASEFEEANPEGTLVEFLEQVSLVADADQIPAGDGGQGVVTLMTLHTAKGLEFPVVFLTGMEDGVFPHMRSLGEPKELEEERRLAYVGITRAEKRLYVSRAAVRSSWGAPAFNPASRFVAEIPSELVDWRSDPGKNAWSAASGASRRDARPAPAKKPGGRPVPNLAPGDRVTHDKFGLGTVVSVDGVAEKTKVKIDFGSGGEKTLLLAYAPVEKL encoded by the coding sequence TTGCTCGACGGGCTCAACCCCCAGCAGCGCGAGGCCGTCGTCCACCACGGCAGCCCGCTGCTCATCGTCGCGGGCGCCGGTTCGGGCAAGACGCGGGTGCTCACCCACCGCATCGCCCACCTGCTGGCCGAGCGGGGCGCGCAGCCGCAGGAGATCCTGGCGATCACCTTCACCAACAAGGCCGCGCGGGAGATGAAGGACCGGGTCGACAACCTCATCGGTCCGCGGTCGGCGGCGATGTGGGTGATGACCTTCCACAGCGCGTGCGTGCGGATCCTGCGCCGCGAGGCCAAGCGGCTGGGCTTCCCCTCCAGCTTCTCCATCTACGACCAGGCCGACTCCCAGCGGCTGATGGCCATGGTCTGCCGGGAGATGGACCTCGACCCCAAACGCTACCCGCCGCGCTCCTTCTCCGCGCAGGTCAGCAACTTCAAGAACGAGCTGATCGACTACGAGACGGCCGCCGACCAGGCGTCCTCCCACCTGGAGCGCACGCTCGCCGAGGCATACCGCAACTACCAGCGGAAGCTGACCGAGGCCGGCGCGATGGACTTCGACGACCTCATCATGCTGACGGTCACCCTGTTCCAGATCTTCCCCGACGTGGCCGAGCACTACCGGCGCCGCTGGCGCCACGTCATGGTCGACGAATACCAGGACACCAACCACGCGCAATACACCCTGATCCGTGAGCTCGTCGGCGCCCCCGAGCTGCGCACCGCCGACGGCGACCTGATCCGGGAGGGCACGGTCGCTCCCGCCGAGCTGTGCGTGGTCGGTGACGCCGACCAGTCGATCTACGCCTTCCGGGGCGCGACGATCCGCAACATCCTGGAGTTCGAGCGTGACTATCCCAACGCCAGGACGATCCTGCTGGAGCAGAACTACCGCTCCACCCAGACGATCCTGAGCGCGGCCAACGCGGTGATCTCGCGCAACGAGAGCCGCAAGCCGAAGAACCTCTGGTCCGACCAGGGCACCGGCCCGAAGATCGTCGGATACGTCGCGGACAACGAGCACGACGAGGCCATGTTCGTCGCGCAGGAGGTCGACAAGCTCACCGACGACGAGGGCGTCGTGCCCGGCCAGGTGGCGGTGTTCTACCGGACCAACGCCGCCTCCCGGGTGTTCGAGGAGATCTTCATCCGGACCGGCCTGCCCTACAAGGTGGTCGGCGGGGTGCGCTTCTACGAGCGCAAGGAGGTCCGTGACCTGCTGGCCTACCTGCGGGTGCTGGCCAACCCCGGCGACGTGGTGTCGCTGCGCCGCATCCTCAACGTGCCCAAGCGCGGCATCGGCGACCGGGCCGAGGCGATGGTGGAGGCGTTCGCGGCGCGCGAGCGGATCTCCTTCTGGGAGGGGCTCCGCCGGGCGGACGAGGCACCCGGCATGGCCACCCGGTCGCTCAACGCCATCAAGGAGTTCGTCGCGCTGCTGGAGGAGCTGAGGGTCAAGGCCGCCGACATGCCGCCGTCGGAGCTGGCCCAGGAGGTGCTGGAGAGCACCGGTTACCGCGCGGAGCTCGCGGCCTCGGGCGACCCGCAGGACGAGAGCCGCCTGGAGAACCTGGACGAGATGGTCTCGGTGGCCTCGGAGTTCGAGGAGGCCAACCCCGAGGGCACGCTCGTGGAGTTCCTGGAGCAGGTCTCCCTGGTGGCCGACGCCGACCAGATCCCGGCCGGTGACGGCGGCCAGGGCGTGGTCACGCTGATGACCCTGCACACCGCCAAGGGCCTGGAGTTCCCGGTGGTCTTCCTCACCGGCATGGAGGACGGCGTCTTCCCGCACATGCGCTCGCTGGGCGAGCCGAAGGAGCTGGAGGAGGAGCGCCGCCTGGCCTACGTCGGCATCACCCGGGCGGAGAAGCGCCTCTACGTCTCCAGGGCGGCCGTCCGCAGCTCCTGGGGGGCGCCCGCGTTCAACCCGGCCTCCCGCTTCGTCGCCGAGATCCCGTCGGAGCTGGTCGACTGGCGCAGCGACCCCGGCAAGAACGCCTGGAGCGCGGCCTCGGGCGCCTCCCGCCGCGACGCCCGCCCCGCCCCCGCCAAGAAGCCCGGTGGGCGCCCGGTCCCCAACCTGGCCCCGGGCGACCGGGTCACCCACGACAAGTTCGGCCTGGGCACGGTCGTGTCGGTGGACGGCGTGGCGGAGAAGACCAAAGTCAAGATCGACTTTGGCAGCGGAGGTGAGAAGACCCTCCTGCTGGCCTACGCGCCGGTGGAGAAGCTCTGA
- a CDS encoding YbhB/YbcL family Raf kinase inhibitor-like protein → MRSPIRARSLVGALVAGLLLSSLAALPATAAPTRYEAEGATVSQGAVESNHAGYSGTGFVNTDNVVGSYVEFTVNAAGAGSAAIVIRYANGTTADRPADVAVNGAVVSAGRSFNGTGGWDTWATSTLTAPVNAGANTVRITSTTAGGTPNLDFVDVEVTVAGNDHQAENATVSQGAVESNHAGFTGTGFVNYDNVAGSYVEFTVDAATAGNYRLAFRFANGTTADRPMDIAVNGVPVSAGLSFPGTGAWTTWVEKSVTAGLVAGANKVRATATTAGGGPNLDRLSATAPADAEPPTAPAGLRAVGEIRPTSVDLAWTASTDNVGVSQYKIYNGGNVLMTVGGNVTGTTLSGLTPNTRYVLSVLAYDAAGNASQGSNNVDVTTPPSDDTQPPGTPAGLRATNVGAGTVTLAWNASTDNVGVTGYNLYRDGTAFATVPDLTATADGLAPNTAYAFAVEAFDANGNVSPRSAPLTVRTTGTAAGGDPVHDKDIAKLDLPWGIAFLPDNSALVAERDRFEIARVTPDGQKTVVGKITEAVTTSGEGGLLGLAVSPTFATDHYVYAFHTAASDNRVVRFKYENGQIGAREPLVTGIAKNKFHNGGRIKFGPDGLLYITTGDAQDGNRAQNLNSLNGKILRVTPTGAGAPGNPFPSAPRVYTLGHRNPQGLAWDSRGRLWASEFGDATLDELNLIQPGKNYGWPNCEGGCGNPAYVDPVRQWDVAAASPSGLEIVNDWIYMAAVRGQRLWVMKITGNTTDTPRAFFNGRWGRLRTVVKTPDGGLWLTSTNNDKNGGTPTVLDNTIVRLKFAAAPSVLTSSAFAAGGTIPAKYTCQGDGVAGNDISPPLAWTTAPPGTQSYAITFVDTANGGKHWVIWDIPAGRLSLPEGLGLGFNVPQVPGAKQKAMSSGNKALQYFGPCPGGSTHKYEFTLYAVNTATLPGVSSGSSVAAVETAILANDLAAATLAGTSNAGT, encoded by the coding sequence ATGAGATCTCCTATCCGAGCGCGCTCGCTGGTCGGCGCGCTCGTGGCCGGACTGCTGCTCAGCTCGCTGGCCGCCCTCCCCGCCACCGCCGCGCCGACCCGGTACGAAGCGGAAGGCGCCACCGTCTCCCAGGGCGCCGTGGAGTCCAACCACGCCGGATACTCCGGGACCGGGTTCGTCAACACCGACAACGTCGTCGGCTCCTACGTCGAGTTCACCGTCAACGCGGCCGGCGCCGGGTCCGCCGCCATCGTCATCCGGTACGCCAACGGCACCACCGCCGACCGCCCCGCCGACGTCGCCGTCAACGGCGCCGTCGTCTCGGCCGGCCGCTCGTTCAACGGCACCGGCGGCTGGGACACCTGGGCGACCTCCACCCTGACCGCGCCGGTGAACGCCGGCGCCAACACCGTCCGGATCACCTCCACGACCGCGGGCGGCACCCCCAACCTCGACTTCGTCGACGTCGAGGTGACCGTGGCCGGCAACGACCACCAGGCGGAGAACGCCACCGTCTCCCAGGGCGCCGTGGAGTCCAACCATGCCGGGTTCACCGGTACCGGGTTCGTCAACTACGACAACGTCGCCGGCTCCTACGTCGAGTTCACCGTCGACGCGGCGACCGCCGGCAACTACCGCCTGGCGTTCCGCTTCGCCAACGGCACCACCGCCGACCGTCCGATGGACATCGCCGTCAACGGCGTACCGGTCTCGGCCGGGCTGTCCTTCCCCGGCACGGGCGCGTGGACCACCTGGGTGGAGAAGTCCGTCACCGCGGGCCTCGTCGCCGGTGCCAACAAGGTCCGGGCCACCGCCACCACCGCGGGCGGGGGCCCCAACCTCGACCGGCTGAGCGCGACGGCGCCGGCCGACGCCGAGCCGCCGACCGCGCCTGCGGGCCTGCGCGCCGTCGGCGAGATCAGGCCGACCTCGGTCGACCTGGCCTGGACGGCGTCCACCGACAACGTGGGCGTGTCGCAGTACAAGATCTACAACGGCGGCAACGTGCTCATGACCGTGGGCGGCAACGTCACCGGCACCACGCTGTCCGGCCTGACGCCCAACACCAGATACGTGCTCAGCGTGCTCGCCTACGACGCGGCGGGCAACGCCTCCCAGGGCAGCAACAACGTCGACGTCACCACGCCGCCGAGCGACGACACGCAGCCGCCCGGAACGCCGGCCGGTCTGCGCGCGACCAACGTCGGGGCCGGCACAGTCACGCTGGCCTGGAACGCCTCCACCGACAACGTCGGGGTCACCGGCTACAACCTCTACCGCGACGGCACGGCGTTCGCCACCGTGCCCGACCTGACCGCGACCGCCGACGGGCTGGCGCCCAACACGGCCTACGCGTTCGCGGTCGAGGCTTTCGACGCCAACGGCAACGTCTCGCCGCGCAGCGCGCCGCTGACGGTGCGGACGACTGGTACGGCGGCCGGCGGCGACCCCGTCCACGACAAGGACATCGCCAAGCTCGACCTGCCGTGGGGCATCGCCTTCCTGCCCGACAACAGCGCGCTGGTCGCCGAGCGGGACCGTTTCGAGATCGCCCGCGTCACCCCGGACGGGCAGAAGACCGTGGTCGGCAAGATCACCGAAGCGGTGACGACCAGCGGCGAGGGCGGGCTCCTGGGCCTGGCGGTCTCGCCGACCTTCGCCACCGACCACTACGTCTACGCCTTCCACACGGCCGCCTCCGACAACCGTGTGGTGCGCTTCAAGTACGAGAACGGGCAGATCGGCGCCCGCGAACCGCTCGTCACGGGCATCGCCAAGAACAAGTTCCACAACGGCGGCCGGATCAAGTTCGGCCCCGACGGCTTGCTCTACATCACCACCGGCGACGCCCAGGACGGCAACCGGGCGCAGAACCTCAACTCGCTCAACGGCAAGATCCTGCGGGTGACGCCGACCGGCGCCGGCGCGCCCGGCAACCCGTTCCCGAGCGCGCCGCGGGTCTACACCCTCGGCCATCGCAACCCGCAGGGCCTGGCCTGGGACTCCCGGGGACGGCTGTGGGCGTCGGAGTTCGGCGACGCCACCCTGGACGAGCTCAACCTGATCCAGCCCGGCAAGAACTACGGCTGGCCCAACTGCGAAGGTGGATGCGGTAACCCGGCCTACGTCGACCCGGTCCGGCAGTGGGACGTGGCCGCCGCGTCGCCGAGCGGTCTGGAGATCGTCAACGACTGGATCTACATGGCGGCCGTCCGGGGCCAGCGGCTCTGGGTCATGAAGATCACCGGTAACACCACCGACACGCCCCGGGCGTTCTTCAACGGCCGGTGGGGCCGCCTGCGCACCGTCGTCAAGACCCCCGACGGGGGGCTCTGGCTCACCTCGACCAACAACGACAAGAACGGCGGCACGCCGACGGTCCTCGACAACACCATCGTGCGGCTGAAGTTCGCCGCGGCGCCGTCCGTGCTGACCAGCAGCGCGTTCGCCGCCGGCGGCACCATCCCCGCCAAGTACACCTGCCAGGGGGACGGGGTGGCCGGCAACGACATCTCGCCCCCGCTGGCCTGGACCACGGCACCGCCGGGCACGCAGAGCTACGCGATCACCTTCGTCGACACCGCCAACGGCGGCAAGCACTGGGTGATCTGGGACATTCCCGCCGGCAGGCTGTCACTGCCGGAGGGGCTCGGCCTCGGCTTCAACGTGCCGCAGGTCCCGGGCGCCAAGCAGAAGGCGATGAGCAGCGGGAACAAGGCCCTGCAGTACTTCGGGCCGTGCCCCGGCGGGTCCACGCACAAGTACGAGTTCACGCTGTACGCCGTGAACACCGCGACGCTGCCGGGAGTGAGCTCCGGTTCGTCGGTGGCGGCGGTGGAGACCGCGATCCTGGCCAACGACCTCGCCGCGGCGACGCTGGCCGGCACCTCGAACGCCGGCACCTGA
- a CDS encoding WhiB family transcriptional regulator → MRKTVREIGWAIRGACRASDPELFFPLAQSVEQEARAKAVCAECPVLTDCRAYAVRAGEPEGIWGGLTVQERRSLRFPSGWRQSAAG, encoded by the coding sequence ATGCGGAAGACGGTCCGCGAGATCGGCTGGGCCATCCGGGGAGCCTGCCGCGCGAGTGACCCCGAGCTGTTCTTCCCGCTGGCGCAGTCGGTCGAGCAGGAGGCGCGGGCGAAGGCGGTCTGCGCGGAGTGCCCGGTCCTGACCGACTGCCGGGCCTATGCCGTACGGGCGGGGGAGCCCGAGGGGATCTGGGGCGGCCTCACCGTCCAGGAGCGGCGCAGCCTGAGGTTCCCGTCCGGATGGCGGCAGTCCGCCGCGGGGTGA
- a CDS encoding PIG-L deacetylase family protein, protein MLSENEINRVLVVTAHPDDVDFAAAGTIARFTDRGVEVTYCVVTDGDAGGFDRELDNGGMAELRRTEQTNAAKIVGVTDVRFLGHRDGTVVQSLDLRRDITRVIRQVRPDLVITHTPERNYSFIAPSHPDHRAVGGSALDAVYPDARNPYTFPELLLQEGLEAWTVREVWLNGGQTPDHHIDITDTFERKLAALRAHVSQISHMEGFEDFLRTRFSQVATEGGFGEGRYAEAFQRVPTA, encoded by the coding sequence ATGTTGTCTGAGAACGAAATCAACCGGGTGCTCGTGGTGACCGCGCATCCGGACGACGTCGACTTCGCCGCGGCGGGCACGATCGCGCGGTTCACCGACCGGGGCGTCGAGGTGACCTACTGTGTCGTCACCGACGGGGACGCGGGCGGTTTCGACCGCGAGCTGGACAACGGGGGCATGGCGGAGCTCCGCCGTACCGAGCAGACCAACGCGGCGAAGATCGTCGGGGTGACCGACGTACGCTTCCTCGGCCACCGCGACGGGACCGTGGTCCAGAGCCTCGACCTGCGGCGCGACATCACCCGCGTCATCCGCCAGGTCAGGCCCGACCTGGTGATCACCCACACTCCGGAGCGCAACTACAGTTTCATCGCCCCCAGCCACCCCGACCACCGCGCGGTCGGCGGCTCCGCGCTCGACGCCGTCTACCCCGACGCGCGCAACCCCTACACCTTCCCGGAGCTCCTGCTCCAGGAGGGCCTGGAGGCGTGGACGGTCCGGGAGGTCTGGCTCAACGGCGGCCAGACCCCCGACCATCACATCGACATCACCGACACCTTCGAACGTAAGCTCGCCGCGCTGCGCGCCCATGTGAGCCAGATCAGCCACATGGAGGGGTTCGAAGACTTCCTCCGGACCCGCTTCTCCCAGGTCGCGACCGAGGGGGGCTTCGGTGAGGGCCGTTACGCCGAGGCCTTCCAGCGGGTCCCCACCGCCTGA
- a CDS encoding ABC transporter permease → MNTVDLSPVTAVVVALLAAGGAAAALLGRLGHARAVITACLRAAVQLGAVALIIVWAVERPLAVAAFILVMYGVASLTAGRRITSGRAVRWAALPVAAGTLPVLALLVGTGTVPLKGITLIPVAGILLGGCLTATALAGRRAVEELIQRRGEVEAALALGFSGRDAALEICRPAAAQALVPALDQTSTVGLVTLPGAFVGMLLGGASPIQAGVVQLVVLVALLASEAVAVLVTIELAARGRFPARR, encoded by the coding sequence GTGAACACCGTCGACCTGTCGCCGGTCACCGCCGTCGTCGTCGCCCTCCTGGCCGCCGGGGGCGCCGCCGCCGCCCTGCTCGGCCGCCTCGGCCACGCCCGCGCCGTCATCACCGCGTGCCTGCGGGCGGCCGTCCAGCTCGGCGCGGTGGCGCTGATCATCGTCTGGGCCGTGGAGCGGCCGCTCGCGGTGGCGGCCTTCATCCTGGTCATGTACGGCGTGGCGAGCCTGACCGCGGGCCGCAGGATCACCTCGGGCCGGGCGGTCCGGTGGGCCGCCCTGCCGGTCGCGGCGGGGACGTTGCCGGTGCTCGCGCTGCTCGTCGGCACCGGGACCGTCCCGCTGAAGGGCATCACGCTGATCCCGGTGGCGGGCATCCTGCTCGGCGGCTGCCTGACGGCCACGGCGCTCGCGGGACGGCGGGCGGTGGAGGAGCTCATCCAGCGGCGCGGCGAGGTCGAGGCGGCGCTCGCGCTGGGCTTCTCCGGGCGGGACGCGGCACTGGAGATCTGCCGCCCGGCGGCCGCCCAGGCACTGGTGCCCGCGCTGGACCAGACATCGACCGTGGGGCTGGTCACGCTCCCCGGGGCCTTCGTGGGCATGCTGCTCGGCGGGGCGAGCCCCATCCAGGCCGGGGTCGTCCAGCTCGTCGTGCTGGTCGCGCTGCTGGCCTCCGAGGCGGTGGCCGTACTCGTCACGATCGAGCTCGCCGCCCGCGGCCGGTTCCCGGCCCGGCGGTGA
- a CDS encoding CPBP family intramembrane glutamic endopeptidase has translation MTADPRRGEAAVGQGAALAGAVTVLVAANVLNNRVAPRLAPLTSAAATCALLTLARRSGLSWSELGFHRRSRGLRIGGALALAVAGVYGVGITVPATRRFFRDERALSLSRARVLEEALLQVPVGTVLLEEVGFRGVLHALLARSHGPRTAVAVSSALFGLWHVLPAIDMVTANPALSGLASGEAPGGGRREDGAGGAVPGPPAGASPWQTSRAVAGSVAATGLAGVLFCELRRRGGLAAPSLLHIATNSLGYLSARLAPAEPGAARSAGDGTAGGRPAAGPGDPVA, from the coding sequence GTGACGGCGGATCCGAGGCGTGGTGAGGCGGCCGTGGGGCAGGGGGCCGCGCTCGCGGGCGCGGTGACCGTCCTGGTGGCGGCCAACGTGCTCAACAACCGCGTCGCGCCGCGCCTCGCCCCGCTGACCTCGGCCGCCGCCACCTGCGCGCTGCTCACCCTGGCCCGCCGCTCCGGGCTGTCCTGGTCCGAGCTGGGGTTCCACCGGCGCTCGCGCGGCCTGCGGATCGGCGGCGCCCTCGCCCTGGCCGTCGCCGGGGTCTACGGCGTGGGGATCACCGTCCCGGCCACCCGTCGCTTCTTCCGCGACGAGCGGGCGCTGTCGCTCTCGCGGGCCCGCGTGCTGGAGGAGGCCCTGCTCCAGGTGCCGGTCGGCACGGTCCTGCTGGAGGAGGTCGGCTTCCGGGGCGTGCTCCACGCCCTCCTGGCCCGCTCCCACGGCCCCCGTACGGCCGTCGCTGTCTCGTCGGCCCTGTTCGGCCTCTGGCACGTGCTCCCCGCGATCGACATGGTGACCGCCAATCCCGCGCTGAGCGGCCTGGCGTCAGGGGAGGCGCCGGGCGGCGGGCGGCGGGAGGACGGCGCCGGCGGGGCCGTGCCGGGACCGCCGGCGGGGGCGTCGCCGTGGCAGACGTCGCGGGCGGTGGCCGGGTCGGTGGCTGCGACAGGGCTCGCCGGGGTGCTCTTCTGCGAGCTCCGCCGCAGGGGCGGCCTGGCCGCGCCGTCACTGCTCCACATCGCGACCAACTCGCTGGGCTACCTGTCCGCCCGCCTCGCCCCGGCGGAGCCCGGCGCGGCGCGGAGCGCCGGGGACGGCACCGCGGGGGGACGCCCCGCCGCCGGGCCGGGAGATCCGGTGGCGTGA